The following are from one region of the Rattus rattus isolate New Zealand chromosome 13, Rrattus_CSIRO_v1, whole genome shotgun sequence genome:
- the Fkbp8 gene encoding peptidyl-prolyl cis-trans isomerase FKBP8 isoform X4: MASWAEPSEPAAQLLCGAPLLEGFEVLDGVDDAEEEDDLSGLPPLEDMGQPTVEEAEQPGALAREFLAATEPEPAPAPAPEEWLDILGNGLLRKKTLVPGPTGSSRPLKGQVVTVHLQMSLENGTRVQEEPELAFTLGDCDVIQALDLSVPLMHVGETAMVTADSKYCYGPQGRSPYIPPHAALCLEVTLKTAEDGPDLEMLSGQERVALANRKRECGNAHYQRADFVLAANSYDLAIKAITSNAKVDMTCEEEEELLQLKVKCLNNLAASQLKLDHYRAALRSCSQVLEHQPDNIKALFRKGKVLAQQGEYSEAIPILRAALKLEPSNKTIHAELSKLVKKRAAQRSTETALYRKMLGNPSRLPAKCPGKGAWSIPWKWLFGATAVALGGVALSVVIAARN; the protein is encoded by the exons ATGGCGTCTTGGGCCGAGCCCTCTGAGCCTGCTGCCCAGCTACTTTGTGGGGCCCCACTCCTGGAGGGCTTTGAGGTGCTTGATGGGGTTGATGatgcagaggaggaagatgaccTAAGTGGGTTGCCACCACTAGAGGATATGGGACAGCCTACGGTGGAGGAGGCTGAGCAGCCTGGAGCCCTAGCTCGGGAGTTCCTGGCAGCCACAGAGCCtgagccagccccagccccagctccggaagaGTGGCTGGACATTCTGG GGAACGGATTGCTGCGTAAGAAGACACTGGTCCCAGGCCCGACAGGCTCTAGCCGCCCACTCAAGGGCCAGGTGGTGACCGTACACCTGCAGATGTCCCTGGAGAATGGCACCCGTGTGCAAGAGGAGCCCGAACTGGCTTTCACGCTTGGAGACTGCGATGTTATCCAG GCCCTGGACCTCAGCGTCCCGCTCATGCATGTGGGCGAGACAGCAATGGTCACCGCTGACTCCAAGTACTGCTACGGTCCCCAGGGCAG GAGCCCATACATCCCCCCCCATGCAGCCCTGTGCCTGGAAGTCACCCTGAAGACAGCAGAGGATGGACCTGACCTGGAGATGCTGAGTGGGCAGGAGCGCGTGGCCCTGGCCAACCGCAAGCGGGAGTGTGGCAATGCTCACTACCAGCGTGCTGACTTTGTGCTGGCTGCCAACTCCTATGACCTGGCCATCAAGGCCATCACCTCCAACGCCAAAG TGGACATGActtgtgaggaggaggaggagctgctaCAGCTGAAGGTCAAGTGTCTGAACAACCTTGCGGCATCGCAGCTAAAGCTGGACCACTACCGAGCAGCGCTGCGCTCCTGTAGCCAGGTGCTGGAGCACCAGCCAGACAACATCAAGGCGCTGTTCCGCAAGGGCAAG GTGCTGGCTCAGCAGGGTGAATACAGTGAGGCCATCCCCATCCTGAGGGCAGCCCTGAAGCTGGAGCCTTCCAACAAG ACGATCCATGCGGAGCTCTCAAAGCTGGTAAAGAAGCGTGCTGCACAGCGGAGCACAGAGACCGCCCTGTACCGAAAGATGCTAGGCAACCCCAGCCGGCTGCCTGCCAAGTGTCCGGGCAAGGGTGCCTGG TCCATCCCGTGGAAATGGCTGTTTGGGGCAACTGCCGTGGCCCTGGGGGGCGTGGCTCTCTCTGTGGTCATTGCTGCCAGGAACTGA
- the Fkbp8 gene encoding peptidyl-prolyl cis-trans isomerase FKBP8 isoform X2: MASWAEPSEPAAQLLCGAPLLEGFEVLDGVDDAEEEDDLSGLPPLEDMGQPTVEEAEQPGALAREFLAATEPEPAPAPAPEEWLDILGNGLLRKKTLVPGPTGSSRPLKGQVVTVHLQMSLENGTRVQEEPELAFTLGDCDVIQALDLSVPLMHVGETAMVTADSKYCYGPQGRSPYIPPHAALCLEVTLKTAEDGPDLEMLSGQERVALANRKRECGNAHYQRADFVLAANSYDLAIKAITSNAKGAQLVTRVDMTCEEEEELLQLKVKCLNNLAASQLKLDHYRAALRSCSQVLEHQPDNIKALFRKGKVLAQQGEYSEAIPILRAALKLEPSNKTIHAELSKLVKKRAAQRSTETALYRKMLGNPSRLPAKCPGKGAWSIPWKWLFGATAVALGGVALSVVIAARN, encoded by the exons ATGGCGTCTTGGGCCGAGCCCTCTGAGCCTGCTGCCCAGCTACTTTGTGGGGCCCCACTCCTGGAGGGCTTTGAGGTGCTTGATGGGGTTGATGatgcagaggaggaagatgaccTAAGTGGGTTGCCACCACTAGAGGATATGGGACAGCCTACGGTGGAGGAGGCTGAGCAGCCTGGAGCCCTAGCTCGGGAGTTCCTGGCAGCCACAGAGCCtgagccagccccagccccagctccggaagaGTGGCTGGACATTCTGG GGAACGGATTGCTGCGTAAGAAGACACTGGTCCCAGGCCCGACAGGCTCTAGCCGCCCACTCAAGGGCCAGGTGGTGACCGTACACCTGCAGATGTCCCTGGAGAATGGCACCCGTGTGCAAGAGGAGCCCGAACTGGCTTTCACGCTTGGAGACTGCGATGTTATCCAG GCCCTGGACCTCAGCGTCCCGCTCATGCATGTGGGCGAGACAGCAATGGTCACCGCTGACTCCAAGTACTGCTACGGTCCCCAGGGCAG GAGCCCATACATCCCCCCCCATGCAGCCCTGTGCCTGGAAGTCACCCTGAAGACAGCAGAGGATGGACCTGACCTGGAGATGCTGAGTGGGCAGGAGCGCGTGGCCCTGGCCAACCGCAAGCGGGAGTGTGGCAATGCTCACTACCAGCGTGCTGACTTTGTGCTGGCTGCCAACTCCTATGACCTGGCCATCAAGGCCATCACCTCCAACGCCAAAGGTGCCCAGCTAGTTACccggg TGGACATGActtgtgaggaggaggaggagctgctaCAGCTGAAGGTCAAGTGTCTGAACAACCTTGCGGCATCGCAGCTAAAGCTGGACCACTACCGAGCAGCGCTGCGCTCCTGTAGCCAGGTGCTGGAGCACCAGCCAGACAACATCAAGGCGCTGTTCCGCAAGGGCAAG GTGCTGGCTCAGCAGGGTGAATACAGTGAGGCCATCCCCATCCTGAGGGCAGCCCTGAAGCTGGAGCCTTCCAACAAG ACGATCCATGCGGAGCTCTCAAAGCTGGTAAAGAAGCGTGCTGCACAGCGGAGCACAGAGACCGCCCTGTACCGAAAGATGCTAGGCAACCCCAGCCGGCTGCCTGCCAAGTGTCCGGGCAAGGGTGCCTGG TCCATCCCGTGGAAATGGCTGTTTGGGGCAACTGCCGTGGCCCTGGGGGGCGTGGCTCTCTCTGTGGTCATTGCTGCCAGGAACTGA
- the Fkbp8 gene encoding peptidyl-prolyl cis-trans isomerase FKBP8 isoform X3, with protein MASWAEPSEPAAQLLCGAPLLEGFEVLDGVDDAEEEDDLSGLPPLEDMGQPTVEEAEQPGALAREFLAATEPEPAPAPAPEEWLDILGNGLLRKKTLVPGPTGSSRPLKGQVVTVHLQMSLENGTRVQEEPELAFTLGDCDVIQALDLSVPLMHVGETAMVTADSKYCYGPQGSRSPYIPPHAALCLEVTLKTAEDGPDLEMLSGQERVALANRKRECGNAHYQRADFVLAANSYDLAIKAITSNAKVDMTCEEEEELLQLKVKCLNNLAASQLKLDHYRAALRSCSQVLEHQPDNIKALFRKGKVLAQQGEYSEAIPILRAALKLEPSNKTIHAELSKLVKKRAAQRSTETALYRKMLGNPSRLPAKCPGKGAWSIPWKWLFGATAVALGGVALSVVIAARN; from the exons ATGGCGTCTTGGGCCGAGCCCTCTGAGCCTGCTGCCCAGCTACTTTGTGGGGCCCCACTCCTGGAGGGCTTTGAGGTGCTTGATGGGGTTGATGatgcagaggaggaagatgaccTAAGTGGGTTGCCACCACTAGAGGATATGGGACAGCCTACGGTGGAGGAGGCTGAGCAGCCTGGAGCCCTAGCTCGGGAGTTCCTGGCAGCCACAGAGCCtgagccagccccagccccagctccggaagaGTGGCTGGACATTCTGG GGAACGGATTGCTGCGTAAGAAGACACTGGTCCCAGGCCCGACAGGCTCTAGCCGCCCACTCAAGGGCCAGGTGGTGACCGTACACCTGCAGATGTCCCTGGAGAATGGCACCCGTGTGCAAGAGGAGCCCGAACTGGCTTTCACGCTTGGAGACTGCGATGTTATCCAG GCCCTGGACCTCAGCGTCCCGCTCATGCATGTGGGCGAGACAGCAATGGTCACCGCTGACTCCAAGTACTGCTACGGTCCCCAGGGCAG CAGGAGCCCATACATCCCCCCCCATGCAGCCCTGTGCCTGGAAGTCACCCTGAAGACAGCAGAGGATGGACCTGACCTGGAGATGCTGAGTGGGCAGGAGCGCGTGGCCCTGGCCAACCGCAAGCGGGAGTGTGGCAATGCTCACTACCAGCGTGCTGACTTTGTGCTGGCTGCCAACTCCTATGACCTGGCCATCAAGGCCATCACCTCCAACGCCAAAG TGGACATGActtgtgaggaggaggaggagctgctaCAGCTGAAGGTCAAGTGTCTGAACAACCTTGCGGCATCGCAGCTAAAGCTGGACCACTACCGAGCAGCGCTGCGCTCCTGTAGCCAGGTGCTGGAGCACCAGCCAGACAACATCAAGGCGCTGTTCCGCAAGGGCAAG GTGCTGGCTCAGCAGGGTGAATACAGTGAGGCCATCCCCATCCTGAGGGCAGCCCTGAAGCTGGAGCCTTCCAACAAG ACGATCCATGCGGAGCTCTCAAAGCTGGTAAAGAAGCGTGCTGCACAGCGGAGCACAGAGACCGCCCTGTACCGAAAGATGCTAGGCAACCCCAGCCGGCTGCCTGCCAAGTGTCCGGGCAAGGGTGCCTGG TCCATCCCGTGGAAATGGCTGTTTGGGGCAACTGCCGTGGCCCTGGGGGGCGTGGCTCTCTCTGTGGTCATTGCTGCCAGGAACTGA
- the Fkbp8 gene encoding peptidyl-prolyl cis-trans isomerase FKBP8 isoform X1, giving the protein MASWAEPSEPAAQLLCGAPLLEGFEVLDGVDDAEEEDDLSGLPPLEDMGQPTVEEAEQPGALAREFLAATEPEPAPAPAPEEWLDILGNGLLRKKTLVPGPTGSSRPLKGQVVTVHLQMSLENGTRVQEEPELAFTLGDCDVIQALDLSVPLMHVGETAMVTADSKYCYGPQGSRSPYIPPHAALCLEVTLKTAEDGPDLEMLSGQERVALANRKRECGNAHYQRADFVLAANSYDLAIKAITSNAKGAQLVTRVDMTCEEEEELLQLKVKCLNNLAASQLKLDHYRAALRSCSQVLEHQPDNIKALFRKGKVLAQQGEYSEAIPILRAALKLEPSNKTIHAELSKLVKKRAAQRSTETALYRKMLGNPSRLPAKCPGKGAWSIPWKWLFGATAVALGGVALSVVIAARN; this is encoded by the exons ATGGCGTCTTGGGCCGAGCCCTCTGAGCCTGCTGCCCAGCTACTTTGTGGGGCCCCACTCCTGGAGGGCTTTGAGGTGCTTGATGGGGTTGATGatgcagaggaggaagatgaccTAAGTGGGTTGCCACCACTAGAGGATATGGGACAGCCTACGGTGGAGGAGGCTGAGCAGCCTGGAGCCCTAGCTCGGGAGTTCCTGGCAGCCACAGAGCCtgagccagccccagccccagctccggaagaGTGGCTGGACATTCTGG GGAACGGATTGCTGCGTAAGAAGACACTGGTCCCAGGCCCGACAGGCTCTAGCCGCCCACTCAAGGGCCAGGTGGTGACCGTACACCTGCAGATGTCCCTGGAGAATGGCACCCGTGTGCAAGAGGAGCCCGAACTGGCTTTCACGCTTGGAGACTGCGATGTTATCCAG GCCCTGGACCTCAGCGTCCCGCTCATGCATGTGGGCGAGACAGCAATGGTCACCGCTGACTCCAAGTACTGCTACGGTCCCCAGGGCAG CAGGAGCCCATACATCCCCCCCCATGCAGCCCTGTGCCTGGAAGTCACCCTGAAGACAGCAGAGGATGGACCTGACCTGGAGATGCTGAGTGGGCAGGAGCGCGTGGCCCTGGCCAACCGCAAGCGGGAGTGTGGCAATGCTCACTACCAGCGTGCTGACTTTGTGCTGGCTGCCAACTCCTATGACCTGGCCATCAAGGCCATCACCTCCAACGCCAAAGGTGCCCAGCTAGTTACccggg TGGACATGActtgtgaggaggaggaggagctgctaCAGCTGAAGGTCAAGTGTCTGAACAACCTTGCGGCATCGCAGCTAAAGCTGGACCACTACCGAGCAGCGCTGCGCTCCTGTAGCCAGGTGCTGGAGCACCAGCCAGACAACATCAAGGCGCTGTTCCGCAAGGGCAAG GTGCTGGCTCAGCAGGGTGAATACAGTGAGGCCATCCCCATCCTGAGGGCAGCCCTGAAGCTGGAGCCTTCCAACAAG ACGATCCATGCGGAGCTCTCAAAGCTGGTAAAGAAGCGTGCTGCACAGCGGAGCACAGAGACCGCCCTGTACCGAAAGATGCTAGGCAACCCCAGCCGGCTGCCTGCCAAGTGTCCGGGCAAGGGTGCCTGG TCCATCCCGTGGAAATGGCTGTTTGGGGCAACTGCCGTGGCCCTGGGGGGCGTGGCTCTCTCTGTGGTCATTGCTGCCAGGAACTGA